The following coding sequences are from one Rhineura floridana isolate rRhiFlo1 chromosome 2, rRhiFlo1.hap2, whole genome shotgun sequence window:
- the MUC15 gene encoding mucin-15 codes for MMISEEMMFILLLANLQSTRHNSVNAITTTASTNSLNSTTMSPSIFRNKLSPIPVASGTTPAETLTLATYMDDNATKITVTESNTQSNSVSQTSLNTLLSPTAHQLNLTMKDVNQTFASTNKMSPPSEMPTTSSGFSTISESSSDTTYINSSEKALNNFTTANYKVSSTSMVSPNVTQVSSITVHPANSPANTPTILLSTKINSVTTDLRTSVQTTSLHSSFIDSSAEAREPQKENHSNGGVVFGAIVGAVLGSALICLVGYFMCGKRKTESFAHQRLYDDIRNDPVLRLDNVPELYGTNFGDLSYYNPTTINEMAAQSSNKTPYDAIPMNDMTSSQPSA; via the exons ATGATGATCTCAGAAGAAATGATGTTCATTTTGTTGTTGGCTAACTTGCAGTCAACCAGACACAACAGTGTCAATGCAATTACTACCACAGCCTCTACAAACAGCTTAAATAGTACAACCATGAGTCCTTCTATATTTAGAAACAAATTATCACCTATTCCTGTAGCTTCTGGCACAACTCCTGCTGAAACTCTAACATTAGCAACATACATGGATGACAATGCAACAAAAATTACAGTGACAGAAAGCAATACCCAAAGCAACAGTGTAAGTCAAACATCTCTTAATACTTTGTTATCTCCAACTGCACATCAGCTGAATCTTACAATGAAAGATGTAAATCAGACATTTGCAAGTACCAACAAGATGTCACCTCCTTCAGAGATGCCCACAACCAGCAGTGGCTTTTCCACAATCTCTGAAAGCTCTTCAGACACAACTTATATAAATTCATCAGAGAAAGCATTAAACAACTTCACCACAGCCAACTATAAAGTCAGTTCTACTTCTATGGTCTCTCCTAACGTTACTCAAGTGAGTAGTATAACAGTTCATCCTGCTAACAGTCCAGCAAATACACCAACCATATTATTAAGCACTAAGATCAACAGTGTTACAACAGACTTACGAACAAGTGTACAAACCACAAGTCTGCACTCCAGTTTTATTGACAGTTCTGCAGAAGCAAGAGAACCCCAAAAAG AAAATCACAGTAATGGAGGAGTAGTGTTTGGTGCAATAGTAGGAGCAGTTCTAGGATCTGCATTAATTTGCCTGGTGGGGTATTTTATGTGTGGGAAGAGAAAAACTGAATCATTTGCACACCAGAGACTTTATGATGACATAAGGAATGATCCAG TTCTGCGTCTAGACAACGTGCCTGAGCTTTACGGTACAAACTTTGGAGATCTATCATACTACAATCCTACAACAATCAATGAGATGGCAGCCCAGAGCAGCAACAAAACTCCCTATGATGCAATTCCAATGAATGACATGACTTCATCACAACCTTCAGCATAG